The sequence GCGTACAGGGAGGGACGACACGGCTGTCGAGGCTACTGGCCGAGTTCATGGTCTCGGTGGACGCCTCGGGGAATCTCATGGTGCTACGCACCCCTCCCGGTGCAGCGCAGTTTTTGGCCAGCGCCATCGACAGGGCAGCGTTGGACGAGGTCGTCGGCTCCATCGCCGGCGACGACACGATCGCGGTGATCGCCAGGGAACCGTTGTCGGGCAAGGAATTAGCCGAACGGTTCACCGCACTGGCACAGCGGTCGTCGAATGCGGAAACGAACGTGAGCGAGGAGAAGGACAATGTCTGAGCGGGTGGTGCTCGCCTATTCGGGCGG comes from Saccharomonospora xinjiangensis XJ-54 and encodes:
- a CDS encoding arginine repressor, with product MTTQSHRPAPTGGMNRARRHARITELVSSMAIRSQTELAKLLAAEGIEVTQATLSRDLDELGAVKLRGADSGAPVYVIPEDGSPVKGVQGGTTRLSRLLAEFMVSVDASGNLMVLRTPPGAAQFLASAIDRAALDEVVGSIAGDDTIAVIAREPLSGKELAERFTALAQRSSNAETNVSEEKDNV